The sequence below is a genomic window from Uranotaenia lowii strain MFRU-FL chromosome 2, ASM2978415v1, whole genome shotgun sequence.
aaaaaaaatgtagttgcttaaattggaccaattgACATTatagagtttctttattgaatttccttctcaatttctgtcttagacttgaaattcatcttgaaacattctcaattgatttaaccAAGATTTTATCATccactgaagtaaatatcctgaatccagcacatcattttccaaatgatcattctcaaattatcataaaaacgatctcatagttgagttgcaAATATCACTGAATGATTCTTTtcacatgaatatttctatgtttaaaTCCTAccttttccagattcaattcattgaaattttcaagtcttgtttcttcagttactgaaaatcagtttcatggtttttctgaatttttagaactcaagatctttgtttaaggtactaaactaatttggattccttatctgacttttttcaatgataactgattctgtgcttttaatctctattctgattttttatcaatcgatcatttttgcacttatacccctttggctttgagggcatcgaatgagacttttgtcacatttagaataacaatttgaaaacaaaaattatctgatgagaatcatattcatgaacatctcatgaagtttgtttctcaaaatttgatttgaaattatgattttgattttagaCACTGAATgctggttctgaatataacatggtttttagttttgaattcttaaattttaaatatgtatttgtacaaaatttgaatttgattattttttttatttttttcgaattttgtatTCTCCGATTCAAATACTCATGATACTCCCCAATTAACATTAGGTAAACTtttctcgatgaagcacaattcagacgatcaatgatgaaatgaaaatcatttaaaatatctttccAGTCATTTTTCTGAATTACATAATTTAGGTTTtcggcttgtgatatagctcagttggcaagtcagttgcttcctgagcagatgtccgtgagttcgagcccaagagtaaacatcgataacagttgtaccggataagtttttcaatgacttttcagccaacttcatcgttgatataagtcgctaatgacataaagatgttaaaacgactataatcgaaacaaaaaaaaattaggttggTTATaacgatattaaaaaaatgagattttttttgtctttatttaagaggttttcagccacaggctggttcacctctggaaaatgagaattaaattttgcgttttgcagctcaaatcagagctttcatttttgagaaatttctaaactcttccgcaatgctTGCACATGatcaattaacaatttttaattgaagataccagaaactatcttcttgcagacaacatggctatttgaagacagtatactgaaccCATCTCCAGTTCGTTTACACGTTTGAACtattttgtattctctgggacagcatttgagaaaaaaaatgaatcatagGGCCCCCCGAggaaaattgccccgggccccccgatggcttaatccggccctgctgatttgtatttaaaaaataagaaaaaagaaagtttGTATTTGACAATACAACTCATTATGGCATCTCATGTTGATTTAGATTATCGTTTGTACTTTGTGTATTTGTTAGCCAATTAAAGATTTGTGTAATCCATACTATGCTGTGCTacaataattaataatttaaaaaagtttaaattgtaTCGAGCTCCGACTTTCAATTCATCGTTTTTGATCTATTCCACTTTAATGTGgttaaattaaaaggaatcgTTTCGCCCTGTTTCTAAGCTTTTGGAAGTGAGTAAAAAAACTGTCCAATATTACAAACCTTCATGAAAGTCGCTATCAGTTGCTGCTTCCGGCGCCGAGCTTCCTCCTCCATGTCGGCCCGGTGCTGCAGATACCGGGCCCGTTCTTCCTCGGACATTTTGGCCAGCTTGTTCTTATTGCCACCCTTTTTCTTGCCCATTTTGATGCACTTGAATCGAATCGGCTCTTAATCGGAAAGGAAACACCTTTACTGTGGAAGTTTGAAACTAGACTGAATCTGTTGATGGTGGTTACCAACAGTAGAACTGAACGACCGACCTAACAGGAACCTGGTTACGGATTCGAGCCGGTTCCCTTGGTGGGTGGAAAACGGAAGTTTTATTGATCCAACGATTCTTTTAGTTTCCATCGCCAGCTCTAATTTCAGTCATCAATCAGCAGCATGGTGGATACAACGGAGGACATTTTTGCCGGTGACTCCCCCGAGGATGTCGAAACGGTGAAGAATATGATCGAAAAGATTAAGCTGGAAATCATGGCTTACGGCGAGGAGGAACACGATTCTTACGATCCGGAAAGCCTGCAGAAGGTAGAATTCAACATTCAGATCAACAGGGTCACGCTAATCCTACAAGAGATGTCCGAAATGCTGGAGGTTTTGTTCTGCCTGCCGGTGATTTGCCGGGATCAGCCACTGTTGGATAAATTTTTCGGGGCCGGCGATCAGGATATATTGAAGCTGCTTTGCAAGTACATTCGGACCAAGGAAGACCCAAGCTCAGCTCCGGAAGTTGCTAATGTAAGTCGAACCTTCTAAAAAATAACTTCCTGATATTCTGCATATAAAAATCATcgactttgataaaaaaaagaatgaaatgaaaattaattaattctgaatttgaattctaaattctgtttctgaatgtgaatttgaattctaaatctgaattctgaatctaaattctgaatctgaattctgaatctgaattctgaatctgaattctgaatctgaattctgaatctgaattctgaatctgaattctgaatctgaattctgaatctgaattctgaatctgaattctgaaactgaattctgaatcagaattctgaatcagaattctgaatctgaattctgaatctgaattctgaatctgaattctgaatctgaattctgaatctgaattctgaatctgaattctgaatctgaattctgaatctgaattctgaatctgaattctgaatctgaattctgaatctgaattctgaatctgaattctgaatctgaattctgaatctgaattctgaatctgaattctgaatctgaattctgaatctgaattctgaatctgaattctgaatctgaattctgaatctgaattctgaatctgaattctgaatctgaattctgaatctgaattctgaatctgaattctgaatctgaattctgattctgaattctgaatctgaattctgaatctgaattctgaatctgaattctgaatctgaattctgaatctgaattctgaatctgaattctgaatctgaattctgaatctgaattctgaatctgaattctgaatctgaattctgaatctgaattagaattctgaatctgaattctgaatctgaattctgaatatgaattctgattctgaattctgaatctgaattctgaaactgaattctgaatctgaattctgaatctgaattctgaatctgaattctgaatctgaattctgaatctgaattctgaatctgaattctgaatctgaattctgaatctgaattctgaatctgaattctgaatctgaattctgaatctgaattctgaatctgaattctgaatctgaattctgaatctgaattctgaatatgaattctgattctgaattctgaatctgaattctgaaactgaattctgaatctgaattctgaatctgaattctgaatctgaattctgaatctgaattctgaatctgaattctgaatctgaattctgaatctgaattctgaatctgaattctgaatctgaaatctgaatctgattttgattctcaatttccaattctggattctgacactaaaaattgaattctaagCCTTTAAATTGACTTTAGTTGGAAACTGATTACTTTTCCTTAATTTGGTATCCttacttttatttgatttttagctTGCAGATTTTCAGTACCATTCCAATAAACTGATTGAAGTTGTTGAAATGGTGTCTAACAAAGATTTGCATAAAGCAATTGTAAGTCAAGTTAAAAACGTGagtagaaaacaaaattcatttcttttaaagttttcgtTCAGAAATTTTCTCTTGAAAGCTTCCCGGAATCTACCGAAAGTTTCTGTCCAACATCCGCGAATTTCGGAAGTTCACGATTACTAAAATGAAAATGACTGCCCAGAAGGATCTGGCGAAGGAGAAGATCCTTCATCGGATGTGGCAAACCAACGAGCGAAACATGAAggaaatcgacaaaatcgaacAAATACTTCGGGACAAGCAAGCGTCCTTCCAGGCGGAGGTCGAAGAGAAGAAAGCCATCATCGAAAAATTTCACACCGAAATCAAACAGCTCGACGAGCAGAGCAAGGCGGAAATCAATGCTTATATGTGAgtcaattttctaaattatattttcttttaaatttatagtttagaaCCATTATTTCGAAGTGAGGAATCTGACCGGAAGATGTTCCGCTATTTCGAGCGAAGCGATCAAAGATACGAAACGCTTCAGGAGGACACGAATCGACGGGTTAAAGAGTACCAGGCGATGTTGGCGGAAGATCTGCGAGTGGAGAAAGAGAACCGACTGCAAAAGGCGAAACTGACGCAGCAGCTGAAGCTACTGCTCAACAAGTACGACAAAGATGCCGGGGAGCGAACGCATGAGCTGAATGCGCTGGCCGATACGCTGAGAGCGAGACAAGAGGAGCTGGACGAATGGAAGAGGACAGTTTTCGATCCTCAAGAAAAGAGGTATGTAcctatttgttttcaaaagaaaaaatattatctgGTAAGGTTTAAAATGCCACgtattttagatattttgaGGCCATCGAGGAGAGACGCTTGGATGAAATCCGAGCCCACCAGGAACAGGTTCGGGCGTTCATGATGAATCGGGCAGCTAAAGTTCTGCAACGGGCTTGGCGTTCGGTGGCTGAGCGAAAGCGAA
It includes:
- the LOC129745254 gene encoding dynein regulatory complex protein 9-like, translated to MVDTTEDIFAGDSPEDVETVKNMIEKIKLEIMAYGEEEHDSYDPESLQKVEFNIQINRVTLILQEMSEMLEVLFCLPVICRDQPLLDKFFGAGDQDILKLLCKYIRTKEDPSSAPEVANLADFQYHSNKLIEVVEMVSNKDLHKAIVSQVKNLPGIYRKFLSNIREFRKFTITKMKMTAQKDLAKEKILHRMWQTNERNMKEIDKIEQILRDKQASFQAEVEEKKAIIEKFHTEIKQLDEQSKAEINAYIEESDRKMFRYFERSDQRYETLQEDTNRRVKEYQAMLAEDLRVEKENRLQKAKLTQQLKLLLNKYDKDAGERTHELNALADTLRARQEELDEWKRTVFDPQEKRYFEAIEERRLDEIRAHQEQVRAFMMNRAAKVLQRAWRSVAERKRKQRGRRGGRRGKGKK